The following coding sequences are from one Streptomyces sp. NBC_01485 window:
- a CDS encoding urease accessory protein UreD — MGGVHATARIRARDDGRGGTSLPVLESDGPLALRRTRAHGGEARVVLVGAMSGPLGGDRFAVEAAVEHGARLHVGSAAATIALPGQVKDEAHYDVRLTVEGDGELHWLPEQLISARGSDLYVTTRVGLDAGARLVLREEQVLGRVGEEPGRLTSRLAVRVAGRVVLDQELACGPGAPGGWDGPAVLAGHRAVGQLVLVRPEFAAQAVASRMVGEYACVMPLAGPAALVTAVAPDGLRLRRALDEALAVLGIR; from the coding sequence GTGGGCGGTGTGCACGCCACCGCGCGGATCCGGGCACGGGACGACGGCCGCGGAGGCACCTCCCTGCCCGTGCTGGAGAGCGACGGGCCGCTCGCGCTGCGCCGCACCCGGGCCCATGGCGGCGAGGCGCGTGTCGTGCTCGTCGGGGCGATGAGCGGACCCCTCGGCGGCGACCGCTTCGCCGTGGAGGCGGCCGTCGAACACGGCGCCCGGCTGCACGTCGGATCGGCCGCCGCCACCATCGCGCTGCCCGGACAGGTGAAGGACGAGGCCCACTACGACGTCCGCCTCACCGTCGAGGGCGACGGCGAACTGCACTGGCTGCCCGAGCAGTTGATCTCCGCCAGGGGCAGCGACCTGTACGTCACCACCCGGGTCGGCCTCGACGCCGGGGCCCGGCTCGTGCTGCGCGAGGAGCAGGTGCTCGGGCGGGTCGGGGAGGAACCCGGCCGGCTCACCAGCCGGCTGGCCGTGCGGGTCGCGGGACGGGTCGTCCTCGACCAGGAACTGGCCTGCGGGCCCGGTGCGCCCGGCGGCTGGGACGGGCCCGCCGTACTCGCGGGACACCGCGCCGTGGGGCAACTCGTCCTCGTGCGGCCGGAGTTCGCCGCGCAGGCGGTGGCGTCCCGGATGGTCGGGGAGTACGCCTGTGTCATGCCGCTGGCCGGGCCCGCCGCCCTCGTCACCGCCGTCGCGCCCGACGGGCTGCGGCTGCGCCGCGCGCTGGACGAGGCGCTCGCCGTGCTCGGCATCCGGTGA
- a CDS encoding ATP-binding protein, which yields MADHLEASVTLPSDPASVSTARGFVAGTLGEWGLPADAEVADTVRLIVSELATNAVQHTFGQSPTFTVGLVLERDEHLRIGVTDSHPRFPQRLPAAVQQDNGRGMVIIRWLTAECGGKLRVRPTREGGKTVTVELPWTVPTAVPTSVPTVEPVTGALTAPAAPAEGEIPGR from the coding sequence ATGGCAGATCACCTGGAAGCATCCGTCACTCTGCCGAGCGATCCCGCCTCGGTCTCCACGGCCCGCGGCTTCGTGGCCGGCACCCTCGGGGAATGGGGTCTGCCGGCGGACGCGGAGGTGGCCGACACCGTCCGGCTGATCGTCTCGGAACTCGCCACCAACGCCGTACAGCACACCTTCGGGCAGTCGCCCACCTTCACGGTGGGCCTCGTCCTCGAGCGTGACGAGCATCTGCGCATCGGCGTCACCGACAGCCACCCGCGCTTCCCGCAACGACTGCCGGCCGCCGTCCAGCAGGACAACGGCCGAGGCATGGTGATCATTCGCTGGCTGACCGCGGAGTGCGGCGGCAAGCTGAGAGTGCGGCCCACCCGGGAGGGCGGCAAGACGGTCACCGTGGAACTCCCGTGGACCGTCCCGACGGCGGTTCCGACGTCGGTCCCCACCGTGGAGCCGGTGACCGGAGCCCTGACTGCCCCGGCGGCCCCCGCGGAGGGCGAGATCCCGGGGCGGTGA
- a CDS encoding alpha/beta hydrolase, with amino-acid sequence MRDIRPNKRTAALGSAGVLVAATLLAGAVAAPTASATSGRSGQDRETRGAALAAELAAKAGINWQDCPADWGLEKPIQCGWVTVPLDYARPNGKKIKIAVDRIGNTGTAKQRQGALVYNPGGPGGSGMRFPRRVTTKAPLWTNVAKAYDFVGFDPRGVGHSAPISCADPQEFVKAPKADPVPSNAADKRAQRKLARAYAQGCAERTGKAVLAQMTTRNTVRDLDVIRAALGEKKLNFLGVSYGTYLGAVYGSMFPGHVRRMIVDSVVNPSREKIWYEANLDQDVAFEGRWNNWQDWVAANDATFHLGKTRAAVQAKWLTLRAAAKKKPLGGVVGPAELISFFQSAPYYDSSWVPVATVFSKYFAGDTKALVDAAAPDLTDKAGNIASENGNAVYTAVECTDAKWPTSWTKWDRDNTALHKSHPFMTWANAWMNLPCATWPVKQQTPVEVKTHKGLPPVMIVQSTNDAATPYDGAVELHKRFKGSRLITEKGAGSHGVTGLVNTCINTRVDAYLLTGKLDTADVTCAPHAIPKP; translated from the coding sequence TTGAGGGACATACGACCGAACAAGCGGACCGCCGCGCTCGGATCGGCCGGCGTGCTCGTCGCCGCGACGCTGCTCGCAGGTGCCGTCGCGGCGCCCACCGCGAGCGCGACCAGCGGCCGTTCGGGGCAGGACCGCGAGACGCGCGGCGCCGCGCTCGCCGCGGAGCTGGCCGCCAAGGCCGGCATCAACTGGCAGGACTGCCCCGCCGACTGGGGTCTCGAGAAGCCGATCCAGTGCGGCTGGGTCACCGTGCCGCTCGACTACGCCAGGCCCAACGGCAAGAAGATCAAGATCGCCGTCGACCGCATCGGCAACACGGGCACGGCCAAGCAGCGCCAGGGCGCGCTCGTCTACAACCCCGGCGGCCCCGGCGGCTCCGGGATGCGCTTCCCGCGCCGCGTGACCACCAAGGCCCCCCTGTGGACCAACGTGGCCAAGGCCTACGACTTCGTGGGCTTCGACCCGCGCGGCGTCGGCCACTCCGCGCCCATCTCCTGCGCCGACCCGCAGGAGTTCGTCAAGGCGCCCAAGGCCGACCCGGTCCCGAGCAACGCGGCCGACAAGCGCGCCCAGCGCAAGCTCGCCCGCGCGTACGCGCAGGGGTGCGCCGAGCGCACCGGCAAGGCCGTGCTCGCGCAGATGACCACGCGGAACACCGTCCGCGACCTGGACGTCATCCGGGCCGCCCTCGGCGAGAAGAAGCTCAACTTCCTGGGCGTCTCCTACGGCACCTACCTCGGCGCCGTCTACGGGTCCATGTTCCCGGGCCACGTGCGCCGCATGATCGTCGACAGCGTGGTCAACCCCTCCCGCGAGAAGATCTGGTACGAGGCCAACCTCGACCAGGACGTCGCCTTCGAGGGCCGCTGGAACAACTGGCAGGACTGGGTCGCCGCCAACGACGCGACCTTCCACCTCGGCAAGACCCGCGCCGCCGTCCAGGCCAAGTGGCTCACCCTGCGTGCCGCCGCGAAGAAGAAGCCCCTCGGCGGGGTCGTCGGCCCGGCCGAGCTGATCTCCTTCTTCCAGAGCGCCCCGTACTACGACTCCTCGTGGGTCCCGGTCGCCACGGTCTTCAGCAAGTACTTCGCCGGGGACACCAAGGCCCTCGTCGACGCCGCCGCCCCCGATCTGACGGACAAGGCCGGCAACATCGCCTCGGAGAACGGCAACGCCGTCTACACGGCCGTCGAGTGCACCGACGCCAAGTGGCCCACCAGCTGGACGAAGTGGGACCGGGACAACACGGCGCTCCACAAGAGCCACCCGTTCATGACCTGGGCCAACGCCTGGATGAACCTGCCGTGCGCCACCTGGCCGGTCAAGCAGCAGACCCCGGTGGAGGTCAAGACCCACAAGGGCCTGCCGCCGGTGATGATCGTGCAGTCCACGAATGACGCGGCCACCCCGTACGACGGCGCCGTCGAACTGCACAAGCGGTTCAAGGGCTCGCGCCTGATCACCGAGAAGGGCGCCGGCTCCCACGGGGTCACCGGCCTGGTCAACACCTGCATCAACACGCGGGTGGACGCCTACCTCCTCACCGGCAAGCTGGACACCGCGGACGTGACCTGCGCGCCGCACGCCATACCCAAGCCGTAA
- a CDS encoding urease subunit beta: MIPGEILFADEPVVYNEGREVTRLTVLNAADRPVQVGSHYHFAEANPGLDFDRAAARGKRLNVSAGTAVRFEPGIPVDVELVPLAGARVVPGLRGETGGALDA, encoded by the coding sequence ATGATTCCCGGCGAGATCCTCTTCGCGGACGAGCCTGTCGTGTACAACGAGGGCCGCGAGGTCACCCGGCTCACCGTCCTCAACGCCGCCGACCGGCCCGTCCAGGTCGGCTCCCACTACCACTTCGCCGAGGCCAACCCGGGCCTGGACTTCGACCGCGCCGCCGCGCGCGGCAAGCGGCTGAACGTCTCCGCCGGCACCGCCGTGCGGTTCGAGCCCGGGATCCCCGTCGACGTCGAACTCGTCCCCCTCGCCGGCGCCCGTGTCGTGCCGGGTCTGCGCGGGGAGACCGGAGGTGCCCTCGATGCCTGA
- a CDS encoding C40 family peptidase, producing MTALNRVPSLMVRAGTASAFAIAAVGGSVVVPGLATDAAAATPATKALQIAASKKGAPYKYGATGPKRFDCSGLTLYSYKKAGKSLPRTAAQQYNKTKHISASGRKAGDLVFFHSGSNVYHVGIYAGSGKIWHSPKTGDVVKLQKIWTKSVWYGRVR from the coding sequence ATGACTGCGCTCAATCGTGTCCCGTCGCTCATGGTCCGGGCCGGTACGGCCTCGGCTTTCGCCATCGCCGCCGTGGGCGGCTCGGTCGTGGTCCCGGGGCTCGCCACCGACGCCGCGGCCGCCACACCGGCGACGAAGGCGCTCCAGATCGCGGCATCGAAGAAGGGTGCCCCGTACAAGTACGGAGCCACAGGGCCGAAGAGGTTCGACTGCTCAGGGCTCACGCTGTACTCGTACAAGAAGGCGGGCAAGAGCCTGCCTCGGACGGCGGCCCAGCAGTACAACAAGACGAAGCACATCTCGGCGTCCGGCCGTAAGGCGGGCGACCTGGTGTTCTTCCACTCGGGTTCGAACGTGTACCACGTCGGGATCTACGCGGGCAGCGGCAAGATCTGGCACTCGCCGAAGACCGGAGACGTGGTGAAGCTGCAGAAGATCTGGACCAAGAGCGTCTGGTACGGCCGGGTCCGCTAG
- a CDS encoding lysophospholipid acyltransferase family protein — MFYYLLKYVVLGPLLRLLFRPRIEGLEHVPDSGAAIVAGNHLSFADHFLMPAILKRRITFLAKAEYFTGPGIKGRLTATFFRSAGQIPVDRSGKDAGQAAIREALGVLGEDELLGIYPEGTRSHDGRLYKGKVGVAVMALKAQVPVIPCAMIGTFEAQPPGKVIPTLHPVKIRFGEPLDFSRYLGMENEKAVLRAITDEIMYAILMLSEQEYVDQYAAVAKAEEAAAKAAKAEKERKFPRLPLR; from the coding sequence TTGTTCTACTACCTCCTGAAATACGTGGTGTTGGGGCCGCTGCTGCGCCTGCTCTTCCGCCCTCGTATAGAAGGCCTGGAGCATGTGCCGGACTCGGGAGCCGCCATCGTCGCGGGCAACCATCTGTCGTTCGCGGACCACTTCCTGATGCCGGCGATCCTCAAGCGCCGCATCACCTTCCTCGCGAAGGCCGAGTACTTCACGGGCCCCGGCATCAAGGGCCGGCTGACGGCGACCTTCTTCCGCAGCGCGGGGCAGATCCCGGTCGACCGCTCCGGCAAGGACGCGGGGCAGGCCGCGATCCGCGAGGCCCTCGGGGTGCTCGGCGAGGACGAGTTGCTCGGCATCTACCCGGAGGGCACCCGCTCGCACGACGGCCGCCTCTACAAGGGCAAGGTCGGCGTCGCGGTGATGGCGCTGAAGGCCCAGGTGCCGGTGATCCCCTGCGCGATGATCGGCACCTTCGAGGCACAGCCGCCCGGCAAGGTGATCCCGACCCTGCACCCCGTGAAGATCCGCTTCGGCGAGCCCCTCGACTTCTCGCGCTACCTCGGCATGGAGAACGAGAAGGCGGTGCTGCGCGCGATCACCGACGAGATCATGTACGCGATCCTGATGCTGTCCGAGCAGGAGTACGTGGACCAGTACGCGGCCGTCGCCAAGGCGGAGGAGGCCGCGGCCAAGGCGGCGAAGGCGGAGAAGGAACGCAAGTTCCCCCGGTTACCACTGCGTTGA
- a CDS encoding ATP-dependent Clp protease proteolytic subunit, with the protein MNRSPSARHVLPEFTERTSFGHRTMDPYSKLLEERIVFLGTPVDDIAANNVMAQFMYLEHKDPDRDIALYINSPGGSFSAMTALYDTIRYVTCDVATTCLGRADSSAAVLLAAGAPGKRFALPGARMTIRQPSLPEPVEGQASDLVIEADELLRTRATLEEMLVRHTGRTPEQVTADMERDKVLTAQEAVEYGLVDEIISSRKTSAGAPDGR; encoded by the coding sequence ATGAACCGATCACCGTCCGCCCGCCATGTCCTGCCCGAGTTCACCGAACGCACGAGCTTCGGGCACCGGACGATGGATCCGTACTCGAAGCTGCTGGAGGAGCGGATCGTCTTTCTGGGGACGCCGGTCGACGACATCGCGGCGAACAACGTGATGGCCCAGTTCATGTACCTGGAGCACAAGGACCCGGACCGGGACATCGCGCTGTACATCAACTCCCCGGGCGGCTCGTTCAGCGCGATGACGGCCCTGTACGACACGATCCGGTACGTCACCTGCGACGTGGCGACGACCTGCCTGGGCCGGGCGGACTCGTCCGCCGCGGTGCTGCTGGCGGCGGGTGCGCCGGGCAAGCGGTTCGCGCTGCCGGGCGCGCGGATGACGATCCGCCAGCCGTCGCTGCCCGAGCCCGTCGAGGGGCAGGCCAGCGATCTCGTCATCGAGGCGGACGAGCTGTTGCGCACCCGGGCCACCCTGGAGGAGATGCTCGTACGGCACACCGGGCGCACTCCGGAGCAGGTGACCGCGGACATGGAGCGGGACAAAGTCCTCACCGCCCAGGAGGCCGTGGAGTACGGCCTGGTGGACGAGATCATCTCCAGCCGCAAGACCTCGGCCGGCGCGCCGGACGGGAGGTGA
- a CDS encoding urease subunit alpha, with amino-acid sequence MPEISRAAYADLFGPTTGDRIRLADTDLLIEIEEDRCGGPGLAGEEAVFGGGKVIRESMGQSRATRADGTPDTVITGAVIVDHWGVVKADVGIRDGRITGIGKAGNPDTMDGVHPDLVIGPETEIIAGNGRILTAGAVDAHVHFICPQIADEALSAGVTTLVGGGTGPAEGSKATTVTPGPWHLARMLEAMEQYPLNIGFLGKGNTVSQGAMLSQIRGGALGLKLHEDWGSTPAVIDASLTVADRTGIQVAIHTDTLNEAGFVGDTLAAIAGRGIHAYHTEGAGGGHAPDIMTVVSEPHVLPSSTNPTRPYTVNTAEEHLDMLMVCHHLNAAVPEDLAFAESRIRPSTIGAEDVLHDLGAISIISSDAQAMGRVGEVIMRTWQTAHVMKRRRGALPGDGRADNHRVRRYVAKYTINPALAQGLAREIGSVEGGKLADLVLWEPAFFGVKPHLVIKGGQIAYAQMGDANASIPTPQPILPRPMFGAIGRAPASNSFNFVAPLAIEDGLPERLQLGKRFVAIESTRGVTKADMRENDARPRVQVDPDSFAVHIDGELVEATPAAELPMAQRYFLF; translated from the coding sequence ATGCCTGAGATCTCCCGTGCCGCGTACGCCGACCTGTTCGGCCCGACGACCGGCGACCGCATCCGGCTCGCCGACACCGACCTGCTGATCGAGATCGAGGAGGATCGCTGCGGCGGCCCCGGTCTCGCCGGTGAGGAGGCGGTCTTCGGCGGCGGCAAGGTCATCCGTGAGTCCATGGGGCAGTCGCGCGCCACGCGCGCGGACGGCACGCCCGACACCGTCATCACCGGCGCGGTCATCGTCGACCACTGGGGTGTGGTGAAGGCCGACGTCGGCATCCGCGACGGGCGGATCACCGGCATCGGCAAGGCGGGCAATCCCGACACGATGGACGGCGTCCACCCGGACCTGGTCATCGGCCCGGAGACCGAGATCATCGCCGGCAACGGGCGGATCCTGACGGCCGGCGCGGTCGACGCGCACGTCCACTTCATCTGCCCGCAGATCGCCGACGAGGCGCTGTCCGCGGGCGTCACGACGCTGGTCGGCGGCGGCACCGGACCGGCCGAGGGCTCGAAGGCGACCACCGTGACGCCGGGCCCCTGGCACCTCGCGCGCATGCTGGAGGCGATGGAGCAGTACCCGCTGAACATCGGGTTCCTCGGCAAGGGCAACACCGTCTCGCAGGGCGCGATGCTGTCGCAGATCCGGGGCGGGGCGCTCGGCCTGAAGCTGCACGAGGACTGGGGCTCGACCCCGGCCGTCATCGACGCCTCGCTGACCGTCGCCGACCGGACGGGCATCCAGGTCGCGATCCACACGGACACCCTCAACGAGGCCGGATTCGTGGGCGACACCCTCGCCGCGATCGCGGGCCGGGGGATTCACGCGTACCACACCGAGGGTGCGGGCGGCGGGCACGCGCCGGACATCATGACCGTCGTATCGGAGCCGCACGTGCTGCCGAGTTCGACGAACCCGACGCGGCCGTACACGGTGAACACCGCCGAGGAACACCTCGACATGCTGATGGTGTGCCACCACCTCAACGCGGCGGTCCCGGAGGACCTGGCGTTCGCCGAGTCCCGGATCCGGCCGTCGACGATCGGGGCCGAGGACGTCCTGCACGACCTGGGCGCGATCTCGATCATCTCCTCCGACGCGCAGGCCATGGGCCGGGTCGGCGAGGTCATCATGCGGACCTGGCAGACGGCGCACGTGATGAAGCGACGCAGGGGCGCGCTGCCCGGCGACGGCCGGGCGGACAACCACCGCGTACGGCGCTACGTCGCCAAGTACACGATCAACCCGGCGCTCGCGCAGGGCCTGGCCCGCGAGATCGGCTCGGTCGAGGGCGGCAAGCTCGCCGACCTGGTGCTGTGGGAGCCGGCGTTCTTCGGCGTCAAGCCGCACCTCGTCATCAAGGGCGGGCAGATCGCGTACGCGCAGATGGGCGACGCCAACGCCTCGATCCCGACCCCGCAGCCGATCCTGCCGCGCCCGATGTTCGGCGCGATCGGCCGGGCGCCCGCCTCGAACTCGTTCAACTTCGTGGCGCCCCTCGCGATCGAGGACGGGCTCCCGGAGCGGCTGCAGTTGGGGAAACGGTTCGTCGCCATCGAGTCCACGCGGGGGGTGACCAAGGCGGACATGCGGGAGAACGACGCCCGGCCGCGCGTCCAGGTCGACCCGGACAGCTTCGCCGTGCACATCGACGGGGAGCTCGTCGAGGCGACTCCGGCCGCCGAACTGCCCATGGCCCAGCGCTACTTCCTGTTCTGA
- a CDS encoding type II toxin-antitoxin system Phd/YefM family antitoxin, translated as MAYEIPVTQARAELADLINRVVYGGERVVVTRHGKPLVALVSAADLERLDELDRPAEQPVISAVAAVREVASAPREQHRFGITAEHRGASPS; from the coding sequence ATGGCCTACGAGATTCCGGTGACGCAAGCCAGGGCTGAGCTCGCCGACCTGATCAACCGCGTGGTGTACGGCGGTGAGCGCGTCGTCGTGACCCGGCACGGCAAGCCCCTCGTCGCCCTCGTCTCCGCCGCCGACCTGGAGCGACTCGACGAACTGGACCGGCCCGCGGAGCAGCCGGTGATCAGCGCGGTCGCCGCGGTCCGCGAGGTCGCGTCCGCTCCCCGCGAACAACACCGGTTCGGGATCACGGCAGAACACCGGGGGGCGAGCCCGTCGTAG
- a CDS encoding urease subunit gamma, with protein sequence MQLTPHEQERLLIHVAADVAEKRRARGLKLNHPEAVALITSHILEGARDGRTVAELMSSGRKLLTRDDVMEGIPEMIHDVQVEATFPDGTKLVTVHDPIV encoded by the coding sequence GTGCAACTGACTCCGCACGAGCAGGAGAGGCTGCTGATCCACGTGGCGGCCGACGTCGCCGAGAAGCGTCGGGCCCGTGGGCTCAAGCTCAACCACCCGGAGGCCGTGGCCCTCATCACGTCGCACATCCTCGAAGGCGCGCGTGACGGCCGTACGGTCGCCGAGCTCATGTCCTCCGGCCGCAAGCTGCTCACCCGCGACGACGTCATGGAGGGCATCCCCGAGATGATCCACGACGTCCAGGTCGAGGCCACCTTCCCGGACGGCACCAAGCTCGTCACCGTCCACGACCCGATCGTCTGA
- the ureG gene encoding urease accessory protein UreG, producing MHLDHSHDGPAAVGADARRADGSRRAMRIGLGGPVGSGKTATVAALCRELRDTLALAVVTNDIYTREDAEFLLREAVLPPERITAVETGACPHTAIRDDISANLEAVEDLEDAVGPLDLVLVESGGDNLTATFSKGLVDAQIFVIDVAGGDDIPRKGGPGVTTADLLVVNKTDLAPYVGSDLARMAADAKAQRAELPVVFQSLRGDSGVTDVAAWVRAQLAAWTA from the coding sequence ATGCATCTTGACCACTCCCACGACGGCCCGGCCGCGGTCGGCGCCGACGCTCGACGCGCCGACGGTTCGCGGCGGGCGATGCGGATCGGGCTCGGTGGGCCCGTCGGGTCCGGGAAGACCGCGACCGTGGCCGCGCTCTGCCGGGAGCTGCGGGACACATTGGCGCTGGCCGTCGTCACGAACGACATCTACACGCGCGAGGACGCCGAGTTCCTGCTGCGGGAGGCCGTGCTGCCGCCCGAGCGGATCACCGCCGTCGAGACGGGCGCCTGCCCGCACACCGCGATCCGGGACGACATCTCCGCCAACCTCGAGGCCGTGGAGGATCTGGAGGACGCCGTCGGGCCGCTCGATCTCGTCCTGGTCGAGTCCGGCGGGGACAACCTCACCGCCACCTTCTCCAAGGGGCTCGTCGACGCGCAGATCTTCGTGATCGACGTCGCCGGCGGGGACGACATCCCGCGCAAGGGCGGGCCCGGCGTCACCACCGCCGACCTGCTCGTCGTCAACAAGACCGACCTCGCGCCGTACGTCGGCTCCGACCTCGCCCGGATGGCCGCCGACGCCAAGGCCCAGCGCGCCGAACTCCCCGTCGTCTTCCAGTCGTTGCGCGGCGACAGCGGCGTGACGGACGTCGCCGCGTGGGTGCGGGCGCAGCTCGCCGCCTGGACGGCGTGA
- a CDS encoding PP2C family protein-serine/threonine phosphatase has translation MNDTAIDYAAVFQALPGMVALLTPELVYADANQEFLRVTGRKREQMIGRHLFDVFPDNPNDQTASGMRNLEASLRRVLATGERDTMALQRYDVESVERPGEWDERYWSPVNAPVHGPDGSVVLLVHRVEEVTELIRARGRRGPGGAGGSGAGGSGGGAGGSGDGARAGSRGRVLEAELYTRARELQELNERLRLAHAREREVALALQEAMLPARRQAGHHRAAVRYRPAVGALNVCGDWYDLVDLVGGNRMGVSVGDVVGHGLEAAGVMGQLRSALSAASRVAEGPAEALNVLGRYANVVDGAESATAVTTFIDFDHHTITYSSAGHPPPVLVHADGRVEFLDRATDPPLDARPTPVPRPEARTTYDDGATLALYTDGLVERRHEDIDTGVNRLAEALARHREADPETLADAVLLELLPPGGATDDTALVVVRL, from the coding sequence ATGAACGACACGGCGATCGACTACGCGGCGGTGTTCCAGGCCCTGCCGGGCATGGTGGCGCTGCTGACGCCCGAGCTGGTGTACGCGGACGCCAACCAGGAGTTCCTGCGCGTGACGGGCCGCAAGCGCGAGCAGATGATCGGCCGGCATCTCTTCGACGTCTTCCCCGACAACCCCAACGACCAGACGGCGAGCGGCATGCGCAACCTGGAGGCCTCGCTGCGCCGGGTGCTGGCCACCGGCGAGCGGGACACCATGGCGCTCCAGCGCTACGACGTCGAGTCGGTCGAGCGCCCCGGCGAGTGGGACGAGCGCTACTGGAGCCCGGTGAACGCGCCGGTGCACGGCCCGGACGGGTCGGTGGTGCTGCTGGTGCACCGGGTGGAAGAGGTCACCGAGCTGATCCGGGCCCGCGGCCGACGCGGGCCGGGCGGAGCGGGCGGGAGCGGGGCCGGCGGGAGCGGGGGTGGAGCAGGCGGGAGCGGGGATGGAGCGCGGGCCGGCAGCCGGGGCCGCGTGCTGGAGGCCGAGCTGTACACCCGCGCGCGTGAGCTGCAGGAGCTCAACGAGCGGCTGCGGCTGGCGCACGCCCGGGAGCGCGAGGTCGCGCTCGCCCTTCAGGAGGCGATGCTGCCGGCCCGCCGCCAGGCCGGACACCACCGGGCGGCCGTGCGCTACCGGCCGGCGGTCGGCGCGCTCAACGTGTGCGGGGACTGGTACGACCTGGTCGACCTCGTCGGCGGCAACCGGATGGGCGTGTCGGTGGGCGACGTTGTCGGGCACGGCCTGGAGGCGGCCGGGGTGATGGGCCAGTTGCGCAGCGCGCTCAGCGCGGCCTCCCGGGTCGCCGAGGGCCCGGCCGAGGCGCTGAACGTCCTCGGGCGGTACGCGAACGTCGTGGACGGCGCCGAGTCGGCCACCGCGGTGACCACGTTCATCGACTTCGACCACCACACCATCACCTACAGCAGCGCCGGGCACCCGCCGCCGGTGCTCGTCCACGCCGACGGCCGCGTGGAGTTCCTCGACCGCGCCACCGACCCCCCGCTGGACGCCCGCCCCACCCCGGTCCCCCGCCCCGAGGCCCGCACCACCTACGACGACGGCGCCACCCTCGCCCTCTACACCGACGGGCTGGTGGAACGCCGCCACGAGGACATCGACACCGGCGTCAACCGCCTCGCCGAAGCCCTCGCCCGCCACCGCGAAGCCGACCCCGAGACCCTCGCCGACGCCGTCCTCCTGGAACTCCTGCCCCCCGGCGGCGCAACCGACGACACGGCCCTGGTCGTCGTACGGCTGTGA
- a CDS encoding urease accessory protein UreF yields MGRAALLVLADGRFPAGGHAHSGGAEEAVKAGRITGAASLEAFCRGRLYTAGLVAAALAAAAAAGADPVELDAAADARTPSPALRVAARRLGRQLVRAARSTWPSPELEALAREFPKGAHQPVVLGLTARAAGLGAEDAAYCAVYESVSGPATAVVRLLSLDPFEATAALARLAPELDRVVDRAVTAGAAVSTAGVDALPAASAPLLEIGAEVHAAWPVRLFAS; encoded by the coding sequence ATGGGCAGGGCGGCGCTCCTGGTCCTGGCCGACGGCCGCTTCCCCGCAGGCGGGCACGCGCACTCCGGCGGGGCGGAGGAGGCCGTCAAGGCCGGACGGATCACCGGTGCGGCGAGCCTGGAGGCCTTCTGCCGGGGTCGGCTGTACACGGCGGGACTGGTCGCCGCGGCGCTGGCCGCGGCGGCGGCCGCCGGGGCGGACCCGGTGGAACTGGACGCGGCGGCGGACGCCCGCACGCCGTCCCCGGCGTTGCGGGTGGCCGCCCGCAGACTGGGCCGGCAACTCGTGCGGGCCGCCCGGTCGACCTGGCCGAGTCCCGAACTGGAGGCCCTGGCACGGGAGTTCCCCAAGGGCGCCCACCAGCCGGTGGTGTTGGGCCTGACCGCGCGGGCGGCCGGTCTCGGGGCGGAGGACGCGGCGTACTGCGCGGTCTACGAGAGCGTGAGCGGACCGGCGACGGCCGTGGTGCGGTTGCTGAGCCTGGACCCGTTCGAGGCGACGGCGGCACTGGCCCGGCTGGCACCGGAGCTGGACCGGGTGGTCGACCGGGCGGTGACGGCGGGGGCCGCCGTGTCGACGGCCGGCGTCGACGCGCTGCCCGCGGCGTCCGCGCCGCTGCTGGAGATCGGGGCGGAGGTGCATGCGGCATGGCCGGTACGCCTGTTCGCCTCCTAG